Below is a genomic region from Triticum dicoccoides isolate Atlit2015 ecotype Zavitan chromosome 5A, WEW_v2.0, whole genome shotgun sequence.
agCAATATCACTaaacactttgagcaagtagaccattaagcaatgcctcatccccttttaataatattgtctttcctatgactcaatgtgatcttggatcacttaaatacaaatgaagagtcttgagcttttgccaatctttttccttagcattttgaggggtccacatctctagtccatgccatgccaatcattgaacatcctgaaatatttgtcttgaatggatattagttcaatgagctatatgttgttatgaattaccaaaaccatccggggattagttgcactttcaatctccccttttttggtaattgatgacagaatatagatcaaagcttcgacaaatgattaaatgaatgaaatacatcatcgctttgagaagtatgtgataagcaagaactccccctaaatttgtgcattattaaaattttgcatttgaatgcaaatgcacaatcgattatgatcatgggtcactcttccatgtcacatacatcttggtggagcgcacaaaatgatatgagtgaaataacaTGCACGCATcaccaaagatataagtgaatgatcatacacaaATAATTGTAGGGATAAGCATTAAGCACACATTAAGCAAAGTATGATCAACCACACAACCAAACTTAGTATCTCATTAGCATCAACCGATCAAGTAGCACGGATCAAATGAACATAGTAGCAAAAACTCAATAAAACCAAAGAGAAAAAGTGagactctctctctatctatctatctctctctcggcctatgatctatacaatttatccccctttggcaacaagtaccaAAACCATCGAAAAGGTATACagctatgcgtctctctaggcaCAATCCTCTGGAGCTCCTGAAGGGgtattttggcttgtggctctggTGTGCATAGATGGCGTGGAGAGAAGTGCATCTGCAAATGCCTCTGAATATGTATGCTGGACCGGTGGAGTAGacactggaggtggcactggagaagTAGCGGCAGGTGCAGAGTGAGTAGGCCTCGTGTCTACAACTAGCACAGGTGAAGATCTGTGTGCCCTGGGTACAGTCTGGAACCTCCGAGTGGTAGGTCTCTCATCTCCACTGTCCTCGGCAGCAATCCTGCTTGCCTCAACATCTTCCTGCAGCTTCTCCACAACTGTCTGAACCTCAGTGATCTTCACATCAAGATCATGAATCTTTGTCTCGATAACCCGCTCTAGAATCTCCTGGTTTTGCGGGATGTTGGCCAGACTCCTCTCAGTCCTCAGGGTGGCCTCTAGCAGATATGTCATCTGATCATTCTTTGACTTAAGGTTTGCAATGGGTGCATtgggagctgcggcttcctgagttGCTTTAGCCGCTGCTACTACCTAGGCCTCCTCTTGGGCCTCAATATATGTAGGGTGTAAGGGATCCATGAACACCACATTATCCTTGAACTCTAGCTGAAGAGGGAGGTGCTCACGATCTAGTAGATATGTGTATGTACCAACTTGGAGTTGATAAGCAtctgaatgtgtggggcatatccacaagatctcttctaGTTAGCAATTGTCCTCTTGACCGTCTCTACAATCAAACTCataactttgaacttctgaggTGGGGAGTCAAACAAGTGAAGCAAATTGATGAAGTGGCCACGTATCATCTtgtcatctccagacttgggcaaaagGGTATGCCTCAATATAGTTGGTTGTGGACAACCTAGCTAGCAAGTGCTTGACTGGCCCAAGCTTTTGTGTACTAAGAtcttgggaatttccttgtacatattttcCATTGAGTTATGGTCCATCTTGGGCTTCCCATAAACATCAACGTCATATTCATCTTCCTTAGGGGCATTAATAAGAGTAGCCCACTCAGAGATTGATGACTGGTACTTGGAACCCTCAGTCATCCATGCAATCCTCCACTCTGGATaggagtgtgttgtggagtagaattgcatgatcatcattccacttggtgagcttctgaccAACAAATGCATCAACTCCGGCAAGTCTGAAACTCTCATGAATGTGGGGGAAATAATCATCATTTGCATCTATGTATTTCTAGTCCAGCCACATCATGTCActtacaatgggcttcttatcaagcaaaattgtctcatagaaatcgtgGTGTTCCCTGTCGTGGAAACGTTAGTCACAAGCAGTCCTTCTCCTAACTGaatagggatccactttcatccacTCTCGTAGACCCTTGCCCTTCCTGAGCATCATGTTTTCTGCAACAGGGTGTGCATTGTCATGGTCTgggatcttgagcttgagctttctgagcactggtggctcatcatcatcttgaacttcaggcactggggccttgttcttctcagcagctggaatgtttCTTGTTGACCTCTTGGGTGCAGAAACCTTGGGCTTTGACTtggtcttggagggagcagcagctgACTTCATAGCATCAGCCATGAGTTTCTGTGTCTTAGCTGGAGGTGCTTCAgaatgctcttcctcctcctcctcttgatcATCTTCCTTCATGGAAGGTCGACCAATAATTGTAGGAGTTGTCTTtctatccttctttttcttcttgccgGCATCACCTTCTTCATCACTTGGTTCTTCCAGTGTGAAGGTCATTGTCTCTTGTGGAGCTGAGGTCTTCCAAGGTTTTGATGTTGGGTCTCTCCTCACAGCAGTTTTCTTCTTGGCACCTGACTTAGTGGTAGCTGCAGACCATACTCCTTTCTGAGTActgccttcttcttggaagtgaccTCATGTGCAACAAAATCTTCGTCCTCactttctgaggttctcttctttcttgtcCTGATGGCAGCCTTTGGtaagttgcttggagtgctcctgctgccatcatcatagctCCCATTGGGACTAGATCCCTCACTAAGCTCAACATTCTGTTCAGACTGGTTCTGACTGTCACTAACACTAGACATCTTGCAAAGCTGGTCCTGTGAATAGATGGGTATGGATAGAGTAGATGAGTTATCACAAAACGCAGATAGTTTTCCAAAAAATTGAGTCCAAACATTAgtattagttttccacagaaagcatttcagagctaccgagTTAATTatttcggtgacaccgaagcactcACAGAGCCTAAACACACCATATTGGTTGGAATGAGTTGTGGTTCAGTGGCtctgagatgctagggtttcactgaaattttactttcggtctcaccgatcagtACGTTTCAGTGGAACCGAGTTCTAGTTGTGCAATGGCCAGGGCCAATTGGTGGGACCGAAAATTTcatttcggtcggtccgagatgagttcggcggaaacctaaccctaattttttcttCGAATCTATTCTAATGAATTTTTTTGGTGGACATATGAATCTGAAACGTGGCAAGATACTAGGAAAGATCCTTGTGCAATGAATCAGAGAAAGAAAGCACGAGGAGATCGAATCTCACCCTAACTCGGTGACGATCCTCTACGGCGGCAACGATGGAGTAGATTCCGTTGACGGCAACGGATTCCTGCGACGACGACGCACAGGAGACCATAGTGATGATCCAAAGACCATTGGGGCAGTAGCAATGGGGTGCGGGCTCGAAACGTTTGAAGAATTTTTCAACCGTACGGGTCGCAAGATATATATACCCATGTGCTGTTTGGGTCGCAAGATATATATACCCATGTGTTGTTTGATGAGCCTGCGTAGTATTAGGTAGTTGGTCAGGTAAAGATTGACCAAGCCAATGATGCAAAGGAGTATTCTTtatgtttctttttagtctgcatataaaattTGTCTGAGATCAAACTTCATCAAGTTTTATCAACTTACAAAAAAAACAAGCAACGAGATTGCAGTCAGCTAGTAGCACCTATTTTTGTAGAGTGATACTAATAATGTACTAGTAATGTTCATCTGAAACCTATACATCTGATGTGGCGGCTGGAGCCACAAAGGTGTGAGACCATCAAAGAGTGAACAGTTGCTGCAACACACGCAATTTGAAAGAAAGAAACAAGAAAACACAAACACATATTATATTTCCTTGATACGGGTTGTTTCTTCAATTACAGGCCTTAATTAGTACCACCAAATCGCCAAACCGGTACATGTTTCATTCCATCTCCTTAACGGCAATCGGGCAGATCGCGAGGGACACAGTTTCACATAAAACTGGGAAAAGATCTGCAGGCAGCAGACGCCGAATCTACATTTCAAATCCCATGGGAGTGACATAGATAGCTGCTGCTGGAACTGGAGATGGGCCAGCAAACACCCCGCTAGAAGAATGTCCCTTCTGGAGGCTGCACTAGCTTGCGGTTCTGCGTcgccgccatatctttcttcagctgGGTCAAGACATGTTCCATAGTGTACTCCCGCTGCCAGTTTGCTAGCAAACTGAACTTCTTTGGGTCAACCTGCATCACCACGGCAAACAATGAATCTATGCCACACATCAAGAAAGCTCATCTTCTATGCATGGATTgacatggagagagagagagagagagagagtgagtaccGCCCCAGTCTCGTGATTAACACAAGCCATGTTGATTCTTGAATGGAATCTAACAGATGGTGCCTTCTCAGGGTAGTCCTTGTCACAGAACAGCTTCAGCTGGTAGATGCGACCCTCATGGACAGTCTGCAAAGGTTGAGTAAGATAAAAGACTTTAAATAATATAAATGGCAACGGCTGAAGGAAGAAGAATGTCACTACACATTTTCACCAATAGAACAGGAAGGAACTATAGTCATCTCATAAACTCACATTGTGAGGGCCAATAATGGTGCCAGTCCATGACCGCATGTATATGTCATCAGCATCATCCATTCCATAGCTGACCGTTCCATCTCCAATGCCCTTCTCCCCGCGCTCAAGCTCTTCTAGCAGCCTGAAGTTCCGAGGAACTGCAAGCAGGTTGAAATATTAGTTACCTCCATATAAGAAGCTAAAATGACTAAAGAAAATATGTAAGTTCAGTTCATTTTCCAAAGATGGAACATAAAAATTATCGAAGAATCAGCAGCAATCCTTGAGCAGTAAAAATTCAGAGAAAAAAGTTTAGGCAAGACTGATACAAATTTAACCTCCGGATATGCAAGGGTAGCTCTATGATTGCATAATTAACCTTTCAGATTTTCTATGCAGTAATTAATCACAAGCATGATACCAATACACTCTGTGATCCTTCATACACAGTCTGGGACTAGTAAACCCTGCTGTGTCTTCTATACTGGACCTTTCCAGTTCCCACCGACAGTCATGCTTCCATTTttcgtcaaattaatttccattgaCAAAGCTCAGTTGGTACAACATTAAATAAGAAAAAAAACATATTAAATGAACTTCGGCAAGCAAAAATCACACAATTGAAACAAAGCAAACTCAGTCCATCTGTGGTTACACAACCCCAATTTATCATCAGAACATCAAGAGATCTTACGTTTGAGATTAAAAAAAACTGCAAATCTAGAGCAATATGGTTAGGGAATGGATTTTTTTTTGAATGAAAATCAGGGTATGGATTTTCTGCATGCTTTTAAAGAGAAATGGAGAACACACATCCAAGTTTCCAAGAAATATGGAAATATCAATTGGCATTTTCCGTTGGTACCTAAGAAATCATACAAGTGTCAACACTTTACACTACATATTCAATTACCTGTAGAGGCATGACACATACAATACGCAAAACATGGTTATTAGTGCGGGAGGCGACCTCACCATCTAACGCACAGTAAGGTAACCTGTGCCTGTATGGTTGGTTACCATACATACATTATCTTACAAccaaaaagataaaataaaaagggaagatACCTATACCCATCATGAAGAATTGGTAAAAGAATAAAGAAAATGGCTATGAACTATTGGGCCAGCCAACCAGCAGGCAGAAAAAGAACAAGGAAAGAAGAGGGATTTGGAAAAGAACTTTCTTAGCCCATCAGGCCCATTTATGTCATCATGCCTCCCAGGGAGAGCAGTAGGGCCTTAGGGCTTCTCCCCATAACAGCACTGCCACCAACAAACATGGACAgcagagacaacacacaagtctccCTCTGGTATACcctcccgcatcctcgtcatcagCACCACCATTTCCTCCCCATTGCTGACaacgcctctccctcctctccgCCAGAGTAGTGTGGAAGCCATGCAACATCCTCACGCCACCACAACGCCATGTTCCTTAGGAACACGCAAGGACGAGGGTGCTGCCAAACTGCGCCATAATGAGGCCAACATGACACCATGGACCCAAGGCAGACACCATAGGAAAAAATTCCCTCGAAGCACACATACTGAACACTGTAGTAGCAGTCTCGATTTCACCACGCATGTAGCATGGCCAAATCTTGATATATGTAATATCCAAGACACAAAGGAAATATTCTAAGAACATGGCTTGCCCAACGAAACATGTGCCACGTGTCTAGGATAATATTCTAAGAAATGAATTTTTCTTGCCATAATCTCCTTTCGGTAAGATGTTCTATAGCGCCAACCTCATTCTCAGTATTTCCAACATCTGATTAAGAGAAAGAAAGAAGTGCAAATTGCTCAATTAGTGAAATACCACCTATCTACAATTTACACAGCATTCTGAATGGTCTACCAATACCAAAATTCTTCTGCTTAAGTAAAGGAACTGCAGTACCCTGGACACATACAGTTTGCTGCTTACAATTGACCACTTCGGGCAATAAGCCCCCACTCCCATACCTACCGCTACACAAGTCCAATTGAGTTGTGAGTAAGACCTGCATAATAGCCGTAAGCATCACTTGCTAGCACATACGCTGTTACGCCTTTTTCTAGAATTAGTTGGTGAAACAGAAAAGAGAAAATCCAACACTACATCACAGTCACCCCATATCATGGCTTCATCAACCATATCTATCTATCAGCAGGACGGCAGACAATCATAGAAGTGCGGCTTGCAATCAATCACATCGCCTAACAAAGATATCAGGTGATCACTTGAACAGGAAGATCTTATATGGTATCCAACCATGCGCCAAGCAACTACCGCCCCCTAGTTAATCCACGCGTCGGCGTCACCTGGTCACTTGGAACCAACCAAATTCCTCGCACAACTTTCCTGAGATGCATGTTCCACCTCAAACCGCATCAGATCGTGAACAAGCAGCCGGATCGGACCGCGGCGCAAGGCGACACAGACAGGACCAAATCGCGCGCGGTAGAGGGAAGAAGGAACAAACAGAAAACGGAAGGTAGCGCGCGAAGGAGGACGGGGATCGCTCACCGACGACGCTCGATCCGGCGCCGGAGCTGCCCAGCGTCATCCGATCGACCGGagcggcgggcgggcgggcgggcggatcCGATCGAAGGAGAGGGGGACGGTGCGGGGGATTTGAGGGGATCGCCTGCGCGTGGGGAAAGGGAAGGTCTGCGGCGGCTCAACGCGAACGAGATTCTTCCCTGTCCTCTTGTGGGGGATGGAATGCTTCGGTGGTGGCTATCCGCCGTTGGATCGGGAATCGGGTGATCAGGTGGACGAGCGACGTGACATTAATTAGGTATTTAAAAAAACTTTGTGCGGTTGCCTGTGAGATTTGAGACCTTTTCTCAAGATTCACCCATGATTTTTAATGGCAGCAGTTTGGACTTTTTTGTGTGCGTAAAAGCTTTGTTGACGCAATTACACTGCTGCCGCGCATTCCGGTATACATAATGCTTGCTATAAGTGGGACAGACCACGGGCATTCCGCATAACGCCGCATATTTTTATATAATTATGTGAGATTACACGGACCGTTCACTTAAAAGCAAATCTTGTTCACGGTTCTTGTGTACCCACTTAAACTAACACTCATTCACGCCGCAACCTGACAGTAAATGAGTATGAACGAACATATAAGAAAGTTCAGACGACGCTACTACCTGTTTTAACACTACTGCACACAAAAGGTAGCCAGTTCTTTGATGATTTTCAAGAGTGGTTCCACACCGTGAGGCAACTGCAGGAATCCATCAACATCTTCTCCGATGCAGGCCCCGACATCCGATTGGTCGACGATGAGAAGGGCTTTGTCGGAACCACATGTTGGTTCGTCGTCAACCAAACGACAGTGTCGGCATCGAGAAGTACATACATAAGCTTTAGACATCTAATTCTTGACTTCCATAAAAACAAACCAAGCATTTAATGTGGTGATTGTAAATCCCTGTTATACACCAAACTTAACTTCCTCGCAAAAACACACATCATATTAACTAGTACTATAGCATATAGAAATTAAGAGATCGGAAAATTCGCTAGTACACTTTGCCAAAaataagggagaagaaatcatcaacTTGTTAGAAAAAGTGGAGGTGACAATGCAAGAGGAGTTCCATTTGGTGGTGCTTCTTAGGTACCTGGCCTTGAGCTCCGGAGGTAAACCCTAGGTTTGATCCAAGTTGGTTATACTTGGCAATGGCGACGTTTTTGCATTATCACTCTGTCGAAGACATTGTTTGGAATTTGTTTAGACATGATCTTTAGAGAGAAAACTCACGATACGACCTTCGGAGATTGGATCAGGCAATGATGACGTGTACACGTCGTTCCCTTTCTGAAGACGTTGTTTTTGAAGAACCTTTCTTGTAGTCCTTGTATTGCCAAGAGATGATTACTGCTGATGGTCTTTGATTCGTTGATCAGAGTTTGATAATTTTGGTGTTTCTTTCTCCATGGCCTATACATAACTTCGGTCTTTTATGACTTTGCTCTTGCAGTTGCAAACGTGTTTTCTTTATGCGCATGTGTTAGTTTTGGTTGTGTGCAATATAGTCATGCAATGACCGGGTGTATAGTCATTATATTTTCATTCTCTTGATGCTTCATTACGAGTCAATAAAAACATTATTTATAGAAAAACATAAACATGACATCATGGTAACAGAAACATGTAGTATATAGTTTACATATTCTCAAATTTCCATGGTACATTTCGACTAAATGTAAGTTGATCTCTGATGTGTAGGTTAACAGTAGTTCGGTACTTTGCGGTGTtaggaaatgaaaaaataaaaataaaagcaaTGCAAAAGAGAAAATGGCACGGTAATCAAAGCGCACACGAGTTGGGTGATATTTTTACAAAGCCAATCTTGATTGTGGCGATTTTGTAAAGCCACATCCTCAAAGTGCCAAATAACTAGATTTCTCTTGAAGCTTCTAGAAAGGAAAACATGTATATATGAATATTGCTCAAGCAAATATTAACCAACTGAGATACTCCTCCAGTAGATAGGATATTTTCACTCTCTCCTCAACTGGCCTCCATCATGAATTACTCTTATCTTTTTTTTGGAAACATAGTACGAACATGGAGGCTCATAACACACATGCAAACTCATCTCTATAAACGCGCACGCACACCCTATTCATATGGGCACTTTCAAAAGACCGAGGCAATAAATTTTAAGATTGATGAGGCCGCTATATGCACCTCACAGTTGACGGGCACATCATACGTTTGAGAGTAACGCCAGAAAGTCTAAAATTAATCCAAGAAATATGAGAGCACCTGTGGCAAGTTTAGAACCTGAACCCAGGTGGTTGGTTCCACCACAAGAAACCTAACCACCTAAGCGCTTAGGTCAACACTTAATCTTTTTACATCAATAGGAATCCTCCAAATTTTGAAAAGGGACCGACATTGCAAGTAAATTTCATTGTATGCCTCCTTCATCCCAAGCAACAAATTTCATTGTCAACTTATATACTTTACATATACGAGTGTCATTCATGTAGTATATTGCCAGCTTATATAGTTCACATATACAAGGAAACAAATGTATGTATTTTTTATTGTCAAGAGTTAACTCGAGGAACACAATATTTTTGATCTCTATGTGGTTAATCAACTCCTTCTAGCCTTTCACCCGGACCCAATGGAGATATTCATCGTATGAAGATGATCATCACATGTGAAAGTGAAATAGGAAAGAAGCAAGAAGCAAGACACACCTGGACAAGGCGTTGTAGGCCCTCCCGGTCGCTGGGTTAAGCCTCTGATGGAGTGGAATAAGCTGAACGTGAAACCTAACCACCTAAGCGCTTAGGTCAACACTTAATCTTTTTACATCAATAGGAATCCTCCAAAATTTGAAAAGGGACCGACATTGCAAGTAAATTTCATTGTATGCCTCCTTCATCCCAAGCAACAAATTTCATTGTCAACTTATATACTTTACATATACGAGTGTCATTCATGTAGTATATTGCCAGCTTATATAGTTCACATATACAAGGAAACAAATGTATGTATTTTTTATTGTCAAGAGTTAACTCGAGGAACACAATATTTTTTATCTCTATGTGGTTAATCAACTCCTTCTAGCCTTGCACCCGGACCCAATGGAGATATCCATCGTATGAAGATGATCATCACATGTGAAAGTGAAATAGGAAAGAAGCAAGAAGCAAGACACACCTGGACAAGGCGTTGTAGGCCCTCCCGGTCGCTGGGTTAAGCCTCTGATGGAGTGGAATAAGCTGAACGTGAATGGTGCTTTCGACACCGAAGCTAGGACGAGGTGGGCTGGCATGATCCTTCGGGACGAGATGACCGTGCTCTCCTCCTGCAGACATTTACACGTAATGTTGAGCTTTTGGTATGCATGGAGGGAATCGCCTTGTTCAAGAATGGGGCCCGAAGCCGATCATCATTAAGACCGACTCGGAAGTGGCGTCCAAGGCAATCATGGGACAGGAGCCTGACCGTTCGGCTAATGCAACGATTATTAAGGAGACTAGATGACCcggtgcgccaaatggcgcagagacccattTAAAACCATGTTCATGTGGAGAAATAGTTGCCTTTTTTTAGTAACTTTATGTTTGATCAAGAATAGAGACCATGTCAAACCCGAAGTG
It encodes:
- the LOC119301239 gene encoding ubiquitin-conjugating enzyme E2 variant 1C-like yields the protein MTLGSSGAGSSVVVPRNFRLLEELERGEKGIGDGTVSYGMDDADDIYMRSWTGTIIGPHNTVHEGRIYQLKLFCDKDYPEKAPSVRFHSRINMACVNHETGAVDPKKFSLLANWQREYTMEHVLTQLKKDMAATQNRKLVQPPEGTFF